A section of the Malania oleifera isolate guangnan ecotype guangnan chromosome 2, ASM2987363v1, whole genome shotgun sequence genome encodes:
- the LOC131148183 gene encoding uncharacterized protein LOC131148183 has product MAETVAFNAPTTEASSSLQDKYNLSDPLFLHPGENSGVILTSQPLIGGENYPLWARSMRKSLIAKNKLGFIDGYLTMSSLLANSPNVVQAWVRVENMGVTWIINFVSPKLQGSIIYRDTALEIWTDLRDTFIQGNGTKILIFRSKLLRFIMGSNHSLIISLISRFCGINCKI; this is encoded by the coding sequence ATGGCAGAAACAGTAGCATTTAATGCTCCCACCACAGAGGCTTCATCTTCTTTACAAGACAAGTATAATCTTAGTGATCCTCTGTTTTTGCATCCTGGAGAAAATTCGGGAGTAATTCTCACTTCTCAACCATTGATTGGGGGAGAAAATTATCCTCTTTGGGCAAGATCAATGAGGAAATCTCTAATTGCCAAAAACAAGTTAGGATTTATTGATGGATATTTAACCATGTCTTCACTATTGGCGAATTCTCCAAATGTTGTTCAAGCATGGGTTCGTGTTGAAAATATGGGAGTTACCTGGATCATCAATTTTGTATCACCAAAGCTCCAAGGAAGCATTATCTATAGAGATACTGCTTTAGAAATTTGGACTGATCTTCGAGACACTTTCATTCAAGGAAATGGAACCAAGATCTTAATATTCAGAAGCAAATTGCTAAGATTCATCATGGGGAGCAATCACTCACTAATTATTTCACTCATCTCAAGATTTTGTGGGATCAATTGCAAAATTTGA
- the LOC131148184 gene encoding uncharacterized mitochondrial protein AtMg00820-like, with amino-acid sequence MDAEILALEANHTWIVTSLPPGKKPIGCKWVYKVKYKSDGSVERYKSKLVAKSFTQKEGLDYIDTFSPTAKMLSQFMAKPREPPYATALKIGHHVQTQDDLLQDTAFSLEIH; translated from the exons ATGGATGCTGAGATTTTAGCTTTAGAAGCTAATCATACTTGGATTGTTACTTCCTTGCCACCTGGTAAGAAGCccattggttgtaagtgggtgtATAAAGTGAAATACAAATCAGATGGTTCTGTTGAGAGGTATAAGTCCAAGCTGGTTGCTAAGAGTTTCACCCAAAAGGAGGGGCTGGATTACATTGACACTTTCTCACCAACTGCTAAAATG CTCAGTCAGTTCATGGCAAAACCTAGAGAGCCTCCTTATGCAACTGCTCTTAAG ATTGGGCATCATGTTCAGACACAAGACGATCTGTTACAGGATACTGCATTTTCCTTGGAGATTCATTGA